In one window of Candidatus Avedoeria danica DNA:
- a CDS encoding site-specific integrase, producing the protein MFLLLSTGLRREEVVRLNLDQVEPRTAEALRRAKRSTITGVLGKGKSQRTVFLSADARTALADYLEKERQGDANEAADALFLSARGLGARRDDGRLSVRAINRVLEYIGRLHDAEVPGAGRRVSPLRPHDLRHTFAFLLSRATNADAYELERRLGHRSGRYISRYTNPPEAVAAGYVEDL; encoded by the coding sequence GTGTTCCTACTTCTTTCAACCGGCCTGCGGCGCGAGGAAGTGGTGCGCCTCAACCTCGACCAGGTCGAGCCCCGCACGGCTGAGGCCTTGCGGCGCGCAAAGCGATCCACGATCACAGGGGTGCTGGGCAAGGGCAAGAGTCAGCGCACCGTGTTCCTGTCGGCCGATGCCAGGACGGCTCTTGCCGACTACCTGGAGAAGGAGCGACAAGGCGACGCCAATGAGGCCGCCGACGCACTCTTCCTGAGTGCCCGAGGCCTTGGCGCCCGCCGGGATGACGGTCGCCTGTCGGTGCGGGCGATCAATCGGGTTCTGGAGTACATCGGCCGGCTGCATGACGCCGAGGTGCCTGGGGCCGGCCGGCGAGTGAGTCCGCTGCGGCCACATGATCTGCGGCACACGTTCGCGTTCCTGCTCTCTCGGGCTACGAATGCCGACGCCTACGAGCTCGAACGGCGGCTGGGTCATCGTTCTGGCCGTTACATCAGCCGCTACACCAACCCGCCCGAGGCGGTGGCAGCTGGGTACGTGGAGGACTTGTGA
- a CDS encoding DUF4386 domain-containing protein produces MTSLRKTALVAGVFYVLTFVSIPTLLSLYVPVHDPNYIVGPGPDTGVLIGGVLEIIVALAGIGTAVALYPVLKRQNEGMALGLVSSRVLEGALIFAGVASLLTIVTLRQAGAGAEALVAGRTLAALYDRTFFVSQSLIPAVNGLLLGTLMYQSRLVPRVLPVLGLIGAAALLTSDAAILFGVWPSVSVQAGLAALPIALWEFSLGVWLIVKGFKPSPITAGMVAAGAPEA; encoded by the coding sequence ATGACCTCGCTGCGGAAGACCGCGCTCGTCGCAGGCGTCTTCTACGTGCTCACCTTCGTCTCGATCCCGACCCTCCTCTCCCTCTACGTTCCGGTGCACGATCCGAACTACATCGTCGGTCCTGGCCCGGACACCGGCGTCCTCATCGGCGGCGTCCTGGAGATCATCGTGGCCCTCGCCGGTATCGGCACTGCGGTCGCTCTGTACCCGGTGCTCAAGCGGCAGAACGAAGGGATGGCGCTCGGCCTCGTCAGCTCGCGGGTCTTGGAAGGCGCCCTGATCTTCGCCGGCGTCGCCAGCCTCCTGACGATCGTGACCTTGCGCCAGGCCGGAGCCGGCGCCGAGGCGTTGGTGGCAGGGCGTACGCTGGCCGCCCTGTACGACCGGACGTTCTTCGTCAGTCAGAGCCTGATTCCGGCCGTGAACGGCCTGTTGCTCGGCACCCTGATGTACCAGTCGCGTCTGGTGCCGCGCGTTCTGCCCGTGCTCGGGCTCATCGGAGCGGCCGCGCTCCTCACTTCCGACGCCGCCATCCTGTTCGGCGTCTGGCCATCCGTGTCCGTGCAAGCGGGGCTCGCCGCGCTCCCGATCGCGCTCTGGGAGTTCTCGCTGGGCGTCTGGCTGATCGTCAAGGGCTTCAAGCCCTCACCGATCACGGCGGGCATGGTGGCCGCCGGCGCGCCGGAGGCGTAG
- a CDS encoding imidazolonepropionase, which translates to MNTDTMPRIDVVLDHATLLTMDDGRPGPLAGPMQGRVDRIDDGAIAVAGGRIAAVGPRDGVWRHVDAARAGRAELGGGAMDVVDAAGRVVLPGLVDAHTHLVWAGTRADEFEARLTGTSYLDLLANGGGINATVRATRAASFDDLVARMTARLDVLVDHGVTTVEVKTGYGLTVDEEMRHLDVIAAAASAHPARVVPTFLGAHALPSAYAGAHAPDRGAFVREVIGMLPRVAAHPLGRRGPLFCDVFCDAGAFDVAETRAVLTAAKAAGLGLKVHSDEFENLGATALAAELGATSADHLVATTPAEMAALARSGTVAVLLPVTTIGLGSTHFADGAAFVRHGAPVALASDWNPGTAPCPNLWLALAIGTRYGRLSVAEALVAVTRNAACAVGRDAVAGRLAVGRPADAVLTDSDDPRELAYGFGTNRAVRVMLGGRWVR; encoded by the coding sequence GTGAACACCGACACCATGCCCCGCATCGACGTCGTCCTCGACCACGCCACGCTCCTCACGATGGACGACGGCCGCCCCGGCCCGCTCGCAGGGCCCATGCAAGGGCGCGTCGATCGCATCGACGACGGGGCGATCGCGGTGGCCGGCGGACGGATCGCGGCGGTCGGGCCGCGCGACGGGGTGTGGCGACACGTCGATGCGGCGCGTGCGGGACGGGCGGAACTTGGGGGCGGGGCGATGGACGTTGTCGACGCCGCCGGACGCGTCGTGCTGCCGGGCCTGGTCGACGCGCACACGCACCTGGTCTGGGCGGGCACGCGGGCCGACGAGTTCGAGGCGCGGCTGACCGGGACGAGCTATCTCGACCTCTTGGCGAACGGCGGCGGGATCAACGCCACCGTCCGCGCCACACGCGCCGCGTCGTTCGATGATCTGGTGGCGCGGATGACGGCGCGCCTGGACGTGCTCGTCGACCATGGCGTGACGACGGTCGAAGTGAAGACGGGCTACGGGCTGACCGTCGACGAGGAGATGCGGCACCTCGACGTCATCGCCGCGGCGGCGTCCGCGCACCCGGCGCGCGTCGTGCCGACGTTCCTCGGCGCGCACGCGCTGCCGAGTGCGTACGCGGGGGCGCACGCGCCCGACCGGGGCGCCTTCGTCCGTGAGGTGATCGGCATGCTGCCGCGCGTCGCGGCGCACCCGCTCGGCCGGCGCGGCCCGTTGTTCTGCGACGTCTTCTGCGACGCCGGCGCGTTCGACGTCGCCGAGACCCGCGCGGTGCTCACCGCCGCCAAGGCCGCCGGCCTTGGCCTCAAGGTCCACAGCGACGAGTTCGAGAACCTCGGTGCAACGGCGCTCGCCGCCGAGCTCGGGGCGACGAGCGCCGATCACCTCGTGGCCACGACGCCGGCCGAGATGGCCGCGCTGGCCAGGAGCGGCACGGTGGCCGTGCTCCTGCCGGTGACGACGATCGGCCTTGGCTCGACCCATTTCGCCGACGGCGCGGCGTTCGTCCGCCACGGCGCTCCGGTGGCGCTCGCGTCAGACTGGAACCCCGGCACCGCGCCGTGCCCCAACCTCTGGCTGGCGCTGGCGATCGGGACGCGCTACGGCCGACTGTCCGTCGCGGAGGCGCTCGTGGCCGTCACGCGCAACGCCGCGTGCGCCGTCGGCCGCGACGCCGTTGCCGGGCGGCTGGCGGTCGGGCGTCCGGCGGACGCGGTGCTCACGGACAGCGACGATCCGCGCGAGCTGGCGTACGGGTTCGGGACGAACCGGGCGGTGCGGGTGATGCTGGGGGGCCGATGGGTGCGATGA
- a CDS encoding proline--tRNA ligase, whose product MAERITPRSTDHSQWYLDVIREAGLADYGPVRGTMVIRPYGYAIWERIQQGLDGMFKATGHQNAYFPMFIPMSFLEKEKQHVEGFAPELAVVTIGGGKTLEEPLVVRPTSETIINHMFATWIQSYRDLPLLINQWCNVVRWELRTRPFLRTLEFLWQEGHTAHATAEEAQEETLRMLEVYRTFAHDEAAVPVVAGRKTEREKFAGADASYTIEALLGDGKALQSGTSHNLGQNFARAFNTQYLDTNNTLQHVWQTSWGLSTRFIGAIILTHGDDSGLRLPPRLAPIQVVIVPIYRDDAGKAAVMAAVDELRAALGTSVRLHVDDRDERPGFKFTEWEIKGVPLRIEIGPRDVEQGVVTVARRDDGSKTTVPRADLPGQIGALLDAVQDGLYAQASAFVASNTHAADDEASFTAALAKGGFVRVLWAGGNEDEAAIQEAHGATIRCLPFDQPDAPGKCFYTGKETSTVALFARAY is encoded by the coding sequence ATGGCCGAGCGCATCACGCCGCGCAGCACGGACCACTCCCAGTGGTATCTCGACGTCATCCGCGAAGCCGGCCTGGCCGACTACGGGCCGGTCCGCGGCACGATGGTCATCCGGCCGTACGGCTATGCCATCTGGGAGCGGATCCAGCAGGGACTCGACGGCATGTTCAAGGCCACCGGCCACCAGAACGCCTACTTCCCGATGTTCATCCCGATGAGCTTCCTCGAGAAGGAAAAGCAGCACGTCGAGGGCTTCGCGCCCGAGCTGGCCGTCGTGACGATCGGCGGCGGGAAGACGCTCGAGGAGCCCCTCGTCGTCCGACCGACGTCCGAGACGATCATCAACCACATGTTCGCCACCTGGATCCAGAGCTACCGTGACCTGCCGCTCCTGATCAACCAGTGGTGCAACGTCGTGCGCTGGGAGCTCCGGACACGCCCGTTCCTGCGCACGCTCGAGTTCCTGTGGCAGGAAGGGCACACCGCGCACGCCACGGCCGAGGAAGCGCAGGAAGAGACGCTGCGCATGCTCGAGGTCTATCGAACGTTCGCGCACGACGAGGCGGCCGTGCCGGTCGTCGCGGGCCGGAAGACCGAGCGCGAGAAGTTCGCCGGCGCCGACGCCTCGTACACGATCGAGGCGCTCCTCGGGGATGGCAAGGCGCTGCAGAGCGGCACGAGCCACAACCTCGGCCAGAACTTCGCGCGCGCCTTCAACACGCAGTACCTGGACACCAACAACACGCTGCAGCACGTCTGGCAGACCAGCTGGGGCCTCTCGACGCGCTTCATCGGCGCCATCATCCTCACCCACGGCGACGACAGCGGCCTGCGCCTGCCGCCCCGCCTCGCGCCGATCCAGGTCGTCATCGTGCCGATCTACCGCGACGACGCCGGCAAGGCGGCCGTGATGGCCGCCGTCGACGAGCTGCGTGCCGCCCTCGGCACGTCCGTGCGCCTCCACGTGGACGACCGCGACGAGCGGCCGGGGTTCAAGTTCACGGAGTGGGAGATCAAGGGCGTGCCGCTGCGGATCGAGATCGGACCGCGCGACGTCGAGCAAGGCGTCGTGACGGTTGCGCGGCGCGACGACGGGTCGAAGACGACGGTGCCGCGGGCCGACCTGCCCGGACAGATCGGCGCGCTGCTCGACGCCGTCCAGGACGGCCTCTATGCGCAAGCCTCGGCCTTCGTGGCCAGCAACACGCACGCCGCCGACGACGAGGCGAGCTTCACGGCCGCACTCGCCAAGGGCGGCTTCGTCCGCGTGCTGTGGGCCGGCGGCAACGAGGACGAGGCGGCCATCCAGGAAGCGCACGGCGCGACGATCCGCTGCCTGCCGTTCGACCAGCCGGATGCGCCCGGAAAGTGCTTCTACACCGGCAAAGAGACGTCGACGGTGGCGTTGTTCGCGCGGGCTTACTGA
- a CDS encoding PhzF family phenazine biosynthesis protein → MRKVQFIQADVFTDSPFGGNPVVVIPHPGEMSPDQMQRVARGMSHAETSFVVPPNAAGAAFGLRCFTPTTEVVYSGHQLLGTAYVLAETGQLPLAGGRADVVVEIGDELRPVSLRRPKADGAMHVSTEVVASEILGPVDPSQSSRIAAALTLDPAQILGTALPPTLVRTGLTCLVVPMGSLATMRDLLPVGQAVEDLLHDLGAGCLLAFSRETIVPGNHVHVRVFAPPLGIDEDPATGSANGALAAFLAHHNLLLGRPPFKLRCEQGYEIGRPSLVEVEIDVTGAVPAIRVGGNVVRSLEGTVFF, encoded by the coding sequence GTGCGCAAGGTCCAGTTCATCCAAGCAGACGTATTCACCGACAGCCCCTTCGGCGGCAACCCGGTCGTCGTCATCCCGCATCCGGGCGAGATGTCGCCAGACCAGATGCAGCGCGTCGCGCGCGGGATGAGCCACGCCGAGACGTCGTTCGTCGTGCCGCCGAACGCGGCGGGGGCGGCGTTCGGCTTGCGGTGCTTCACGCCGACGACCGAGGTCGTCTACTCGGGCCATCAGCTGCTCGGGACGGCGTACGTCCTGGCGGAGACGGGCCAGCTCCCGCTGGCGGGCGGCCGGGCGGACGTCGTCGTCGAGATCGGGGACGAACTCCGGCCCGTATCGCTGCGGCGGCCGAAGGCGGACGGCGCGATGCACGTTTCGACCGAGGTCGTCGCGTCCGAGATCCTCGGGCCGGTCGATCCGAGCCAATCGAGCCGCATCGCGGCCGCCCTCACGCTGGATCCGGCGCAGATCCTCGGCACCGCGCTGCCGCCAACGCTCGTCCGCACCGGCCTGACGTGCCTCGTCGTCCCGATGGGCTCGCTGGCCACGATGCGCGATCTGCTGCCGGTCGGCCAAGCGGTCGAGGATCTCCTGCACGACCTCGGCGCCGGCTGCCTGCTGGCCTTCAGCCGCGAGACGATCGTGCCGGGCAACCACGTCCACGTCCGCGTCTTCGCGCCGCCGCTCGGCATCGACGAGGACCCGGCGACGGGCTCGGCCAACGGCGCGCTGGCAGCCTTCCTGGCGCACCACAACCTGCTCCTCGGCCGGCCGCCGTTCAAGCTGCGCTGCGAGCAGGGCTACGAGATCGGCCGGCCGAGCCTCGTCGAGGTCGAGATCGACGTCACCGGCGCGGTGCCGGCGATCCGAGTCGGGGGCAACGTCGTCCGCAGCCTCGAGGGCACCGTCTTCTTCTAG
- a CDS encoding ferredoxin family protein, whose product MAFVITSLCTREGDCVDVCPVNCIVPGHPEAEWPLFYIDPDICIDCGACVPACPPEAIFPEMDVPEAHAGDTALNARFFTAGPGYEAGVQLYEMGRLK is encoded by the coding sequence ATGGCCTTTGTCATCACCAGCCTCTGCACGCGCGAGGGCGACTGCGTGGACGTCTGCCCGGTGAACTGCATCGTGCCGGGCCATCCCGAGGCCGAGTGGCCGCTCTTCTACATCGACCCCGACATCTGCATCGACTGCGGCGCGTGCGTGCCGGCCTGCCCGCCCGAGGCGATCTTCCCGGAGATGGATGTGCCCGAGGCACATGCCGGGGACACGGCGTTGAACGCACGCTTCTTCACCGCCGGCCCCGGCTACGAGGCCGGCGTGCAGCTCTACGAGATGGGCCGGCTCAAGTAG
- a CDS encoding pilus assembly protein translates to MTNEANNGAPVVPTTLGQRWREDRRGSSMLTTAVTLPLLFLLVMLIFYLIMLLVIKWQLDRGTQEAARHIGEQARYWEISGTQQMNPFSPTEKISGTMAIPEDFYEIEAKRIIVSRLRDLRFYIPEYIDANLLISVTEPALTGSSDASPVFEGDEYGPTNGTLVQICNEVRGERGTASMGDYLYHKNVRFLIRSSFTVPWWVTIPFTDSWRMITLQDRALGYVQCPRWWGQREGQEYDKSRWLGVEGPEIGWRFGLATPGWPTVTVPPDPTATPIVPTATVTTTFGIRP, encoded by the coding sequence ATGACGAACGAAGCGAACAACGGCGCACCCGTTGTGCCCACCACCCTCGGCCAACGCTGGCGCGAGGACCGTCGCGGCAGCTCGATGCTCACCACCGCCGTCACGCTGCCGCTCTTGTTCCTGCTCGTGATGTTGATCTTCTACCTGATCATGCTCCTGGTGATCAAGTGGCAGCTGGACCGCGGCACACAGGAGGCGGCGCGCCACATCGGTGAGCAGGCGCGCTATTGGGAGATCAGCGGAACACAGCAGATGAACCCGTTCAGCCCGACGGAGAAGATCTCGGGCACGATGGCGATCCCCGAGGACTTCTACGAGATCGAGGCGAAGCGGATCATCGTCAGCCGCTTGCGCGACCTGCGCTTCTATATTCCCGAGTACATCGACGCCAATCTGTTGATCAGCGTCACCGAGCCGGCGCTGACCGGCAGCAGCGACGCGTCACCGGTCTTTGAAGGCGACGAGTACGGGCCGACGAACGGCACGCTCGTCCAGATCTGCAACGAGGTCCGCGGCGAGCGCGGCACCGCCAGCATGGGCGACTATCTCTACCACAAGAACGTCCGTTTCCTCATCCGAAGCTCGTTCACCGTTCCGTGGTGGGTCACGATCCCGTTCACGGACTCGTGGCGCATGATCACCCTCCAGGACCGCGCGCTCGGCTACGTGCAGTGCCCGCGCTGGTGGGGCCAGCGCGAGGGACAGGAATACGACAAGTCGCGGTGGCTCGGCGTCGAAGGACCTGAAATCGGCTGGCGCTTCGGCTTGGCAACGCCTGGCTGGCCGACGGTGACCGTGCCGCCCGATCCGACAGCCACGCCGATCGTGCCGACGGCGACCGTGACGACGACATTTGGGATTCGGCCGTAG
- a CDS encoding pilus assembly protein, protein MQVTLLRKARQLANRWQADRSGASLVQFVAVLPAFVVIVYGTYTVWSVMSSRDRLCNAAWQAARYLQVEGPRFPEESRYPEDWAAVALDFLKEEAAGSELLARQTLDLDNVVIWPSAGNGPHGEPQPPASAEDATADAVDDAQFAVRFTVDMPHPFPRFWAGKPDETEDEKEARAHLTLTCQRFAYVEVPPFKATAAARGRDCPRCNDDPPECPPGPTPTPCPDPDDPVCRCLCPCVPR, encoded by the coding sequence ATGCAAGTGACCTTGCTGCGCAAGGCTCGCCAGCTGGCCAACCGCTGGCAAGCCGACCGCTCAGGCGCGTCGCTCGTCCAGTTCGTGGCCGTCCTGCCCGCCTTTGTCGTGATCGTGTACGGAACGTACACCGTTTGGTCCGTGATGAGCTCGCGCGATCGCCTGTGCAACGCAGCCTGGCAGGCCGCCCGCTACCTGCAGGTCGAGGGCCCGCGCTTTCCCGAGGAATCGCGTTACCCGGAAGATTGGGCGGCGGTGGCATTGGATTTCCTGAAGGAAGAGGCCGCCGGCTCGGAGCTGCTCGCGCGCCAGACCCTCGACTTGGACAACGTCGTGATCTGGCCGTCCGCCGGCAACGGACCGCACGGCGAGCCCCAGCCGCCCGCCAGCGCCGAGGACGCGACGGCCGACGCCGTCGACGATGCCCAGTTCGCCGTCCGCTTCACGGTGGACATGCCGCACCCGTTCCCACGCTTCTGGGCCGGCAAGCCGGACGAGACGGAAGATGAGAAGGAGGCGCGCGCCCATCTGACGCTGACGTGCCAGCGCTTCGCCTACGTCGAGGTGCCGCCGTTCAAGGCAACGGCGGCAGCGCGGGGCCGAGACTGCCCGCGCTGCAACGACGATCCGCCGGAGTGCCCGCCCGGGCCAACGCCGACGCCGTGCCCGGATCCGGACGATCCGGTGTGTCGGTGCCTCTGCCCGTGTGTTCCGCGGTAG
- a CDS encoding prepilin peptidase: MTALQIFDIGTRVVITVWLVLISMRDTRQGIILNRMTGPIFLGVGVLQILYAAIVLRTTPALPGEPGWWVRPIFILVGFAVCFGLWMLHFIGGGDAKFLMALLALFPHSEFILLMAVVLFVVTSALFAAEVWRAGLMNKLRALRTRALTGALLPTEADLTEHGKPLAWTYALPAAIYVWPYWSGLEPYVTHFRQFFAALGA, translated from the coding sequence ATGACGGCGCTGCAGATCTTCGACATCGGGACGCGCGTCGTGATCACGGTGTGGTTGGTGCTGATCTCGATGCGCGACACCCGGCAGGGCATCATCCTCAACCGGATGACCGGCCCGATCTTCCTGGGCGTCGGCGTGTTGCAGATCCTGTACGCCGCCATCGTGCTCCGCACGACGCCCGCCCTGCCCGGCGAGCCGGGCTGGTGGGTGCGGCCGATCTTCATCCTGGTGGGCTTCGCGGTCTGCTTCGGGCTGTGGATGCTCCACTTCATCGGTGGCGGCGACGCGAAGTTCCTCATGGCGCTCCTGGCACTGTTTCCGCACAGCGAGTTCATCCTGCTCATGGCGGTCGTGCTGTTCGTCGTGACGTCGGCATTGTTCGCGGCCGAGGTCTGGCGGGCCGGGTTGATGAACAAGCTCCGCGCGCTGCGCACCCGCGCCCTCACCGGCGCGCTGCTGCCGACGGAGGCCGACCTGACGGAGCACGGCAAGCCGCTGGCATGGACATACGCGCTGCCGGCCGCGATCTACGTTTGGCCCTATTGGAGCGGCCTCGAGCCGTATGTCACGCACTTCCGGCAGTTTTTCGCGGCGCTGGGCGCCTGA
- a CDS encoding CpaF family protein, with protein MSSVARYDYNDIVKKVQDYCVRREIPVPRWRRANAVNPEEELAFHANVLRAMKELRLDVAEEDRQAVAREVANRITGLGVLQPYLEQEGVEEIIVRKGFVQIERMGQIHDVGEVAPDEYFYRMTRRIADLEGKEIGAEDPQIKLGLPDGSRFTAAIPPLSREGTAINIRRFSRKKLTFEDLIEYKAIDAETAEFLKGVARMMDKSAIFSGRPGAGKTTILNAFTQYLPKHCQLALVETFQEVQPQLGHYAHLVVEEGHGEVGRVVNVVFLRMRPDVMIIGETVSEEAIEFIMGLNLGITAYTTTHAHSARLAMTRIETLSRGSGIPLDERREIIGSGLGLAVHIHKGYDPDSQQYKRYMREMIAVHGVTRGTGEAVEYDYEVIKEYDMRRKTWTPLREPRRWREA; from the coding sequence ATGAGCAGCGTTGCACGCTACGACTACAACGACATCGTCAAGAAGGTTCAGGACTACTGCGTCCGGCGTGAGATCCCGGTGCCGCGTTGGCGCCGCGCGAACGCGGTGAACCCCGAGGAGGAGCTCGCGTTCCACGCCAACGTCCTGCGGGCCATGAAGGAGCTGCGACTCGATGTCGCCGAAGAGGACCGGCAGGCGGTGGCGCGCGAGGTCGCGAACCGGATCACCGGCCTCGGCGTCCTGCAGCCGTACCTGGAGCAGGAAGGCGTCGAGGAGATCATCGTCCGCAAGGGCTTCGTCCAGATCGAGCGCATGGGCCAGATCCATGACGTCGGCGAGGTTGCACCGGACGAGTACTTCTACCGGATGACCCGCCGCATCGCCGACCTCGAGGGCAAGGAGATCGGCGCCGAGGACCCGCAGATCAAGCTCGGCCTGCCGGACGGATCGCGCTTCACCGCCGCCATTCCGCCGCTCTCCCGCGAGGGCACGGCCATCAACATCCGGCGGTTCTCGCGCAAGAAGCTGACGTTCGAGGATCTGATCGAGTACAAGGCGATCGACGCCGAGACGGCGGAGTTCCTCAAGGGCGTCGCGCGGATGATGGACAAGAGCGCGATCTTCTCGGGCCGCCCGGGCGCCGGCAAGACGACGATCCTGAACGCGTTCACGCAGTACCTGCCCAAGCACTGCCAGCTGGCGCTCGTCGAGACGTTCCAGGAAGTGCAGCCGCAGCTCGGCCACTACGCCCACCTCGTCGTCGAGGAAGGGCACGGCGAGGTCGGGCGCGTCGTCAACGTCGTCTTCCTGCGGATGCGGCCGGACGTCATGATCATCGGCGAGACGGTGTCGGAAGAGGCCATCGAGTTCATCATGGGCCTCAACCTCGGGATCACGGCCTATACGACGACGCACGCGCACTCTGCCCGCCTGGCGATGACGCGCATCGAGACGCTGTCACGCGGCAGCGGCATCCCGCTCGACGAGCGGCGTGAGATCATCGGCTCCGGTCTTGGACTGGCGGTCCACATCCACAAGGGCTACGACCCGGATAGCCAGCAGTACAAGCGCTATATGCGGGAGATGATCGCGGTACACGGCGTCACGCGCGGCACCGGCGAGGCGGTCGAGTATGACTACGAGGTCATCAAGGAGTACGACATGCGGCGCAAGACGTGGACGCCGCTGCGCGAACCGCGCCGCTGGCGCGAAGCGTAG
- a CDS encoding ParA family protein, producing MKVLVATKDLAVFDVLQGLTGLEYDKALFTGQIYDALPGAQLIIVDFDDLVEHPYSVGMLRGILSDSDVPFVSSEEFLAEPDAWLREARRLSGDSSDMPTKRTIAFISYSGGVGKSVIAMDTAKHFAERTKLPVCLIEFTYGESALSALVGKQLPALFELATQPDIEPYVWNNVTLVPMDYDNSRDLSIQLLGKYLKDVMREHVLTVIDARWPHALIGAVRDEIDRWYCVATADRPDAVENAEKLAAEMGPKAGVLMNQMGGIVDSVALSGIERNVELPVLRSADRFEGKLGKRVLFHTYGPAVWGAYEPKGPFANLFGGGRTKKAAKPAVQPT from the coding sequence GTGAAAGTTCTGGTTGCCACCAAAGACCTGGCCGTGTTCGATGTCCTGCAGGGGTTGACCGGACTCGAGTACGACAAGGCCCTGTTTACGGGTCAGATCTACGACGCGCTCCCTGGCGCACAGCTCATCATCGTCGACTTCGACGACCTGGTTGAGCATCCCTACAGTGTCGGGATGCTGCGGGGGATCCTGTCGGACAGCGACGTCCCCTTTGTGTCCAGCGAGGAGTTCCTGGCCGAGCCCGACGCTTGGCTGCGCGAGGCGCGCCGCCTTTCGGGCGACTCGAGCGACATGCCGACGAAGCGCACGATCGCGTTCATCTCGTACTCGGGCGGCGTCGGCAAGTCCGTCATCGCGATGGACACGGCCAAGCACTTCGCCGAGCGCACCAAGCTGCCGGTCTGCTTGATCGAGTTCACGTACGGCGAGTCGGCGCTGAGCGCCCTCGTCGGCAAGCAGTTGCCGGCGCTCTTCGAGCTCGCCACGCAGCCGGACATCGAACCCTATGTCTGGAACAACGTCACGCTCGTCCCGATGGACTACGACAACTCGCGTGACCTCTCGATCCAGCTGTTGGGCAAGTACCTCAAGGACGTCATGCGCGAGCACGTCCTGACGGTCATCGACGCCCGCTGGCCGCACGCCCTCATCGGCGCGGTCCGCGACGAGATCGACCGCTGGTACTGCGTGGCCACGGCCGACCGGCCGGACGCCGTCGAGAACGCCGAGAAGCTGGCGGCCGAGATGGGGCCGAAGGCCGGCGTGCTGATGAACCAGATGGGCGGCATCGTGGACTCGGTCGCCCTTTCGGGCATCGAGCGCAACGTCGAGCTGCCGGTCCTGCGGTCCGCCGACCGGTTCGAAGGCAAGTTGGGCAAGCGGGTCTTGTTCCACACCTATGGCCCGGCGGTGTGGGGGGCTTACGAGCCGAAGGGGCCGTTCGCGAACCTCTTCGGCGGCGGCCGGACCAAGAAGGCGGCCAAGCCCGCCGTCCAGCCGACCTGA